Within the Marixanthomonas sp. SCSIO 43207 genome, the region AAGAAAAGATTGGTATGCAAAATAGAAAGTTAAAAAACAGTGAGCTAGAACGAATTTCTCCTTCTGAATTTAAAGAGGCCGATAAAACACCACTTATTATCATTCTTGATAATATAAGAAGCCTTAATAATATAGGCTCGGTCTTTCGCACGGCAGATGCTTTCTTAACAAAGAAAATTTACCTGTGCGGCATAACAGCGCAACCACCACATAAAGATATACAAAAAACAGCGTTGGGCGCTACCGATAGTGTGGAGTGGGAATATGCTGAAAACACAATGGATGTAATTTCTAAATTACAAGATGAAGGTGTTTTTGTAGCTTCTATTGAACAGGCTGAACTTTCTGTTTCGCTAGAAGATTTTTCACTTCAAAGAGCGATGACATATGCAGTGGTTTTTGGTAATGAAGTAAAAGGCGTGCAACAAGAGGTTGTTTCGGCGAGTGATGCGGTGATTGAGATTCCGCAATATGGCACTAAACATTCGTTAAATATTTCAGTGAGTGTTGG harbors:
- a CDS encoding RNA methyltransferase — encoded protein: MQNRKLKNSELERISPSEFKEADKTPLIIILDNIRSLNNIGSVFRTADAFLTKKIYLCGITAQPPHKDIQKTALGATDSVEWEYAENTMDVISKLQDEGVFVASIEQAELSVSLEDFSLQRAMTYAVVFGNEVKGVQQEVVSASDAVIEIPQYGTKHSLNISVSVGVVVWDFFSKLKK